Proteins encoded in a region of the Zea mays cultivar B73 chromosome 2, Zm-B73-REFERENCE-NAM-5.0, whole genome shotgun sequence genome:
- the LOC100501354 gene encoding 7-deoxyloganetin glucosyltransferase-like, whose protein sequence is MGSVAADAAGKPHAVLVPFPAQGHVTPMLKLAKILHCRGFHVTFVNSEYNRRRLLRSRGADALDGLPGFRFATIPDGLPPSDTDATQDVPSLCRSTEETCLPHFRALLQCLNASSPDVPPVTCVVGDDIMGFTLDAAREIGVPCALFWTASTCGYMGYRYYRTLIDKGIFPLKEEHLTNGFLDTPVEFAPPGMSKHMRLKDFPSFMRSTDPDEFMVHYAVRVTDHTAGADAVLLNTLDELEQEALDAMRAAVIPPAASINTIGPLALLAEQIVPRGSQLDSLGSNLWKEDASCFRWLDGRKPRSVVFVNYGSVTVMTSAELVEFAWGLANSGHDFLWIIRPDLVSGDAAVLPPEFQEAIEGRGLLANWCAQDAVLRHQAVGVFLTHSGWNSTLESLCAGVPMLCWPFFAEQQTNCRYTCAEWGAAWAWRSATTCGGRPWRRGYGHTGGHGRGEREGDASPRGGVAGDRRARDAARRALVRQPGEAGD, encoded by the exons ATGGGCTCCGTTGCTGCCGACGCCGCCGGCAAGCCGCACGCCGTGCTCGTGCCGTTCCCGGCGCAGGGCCACGTCACACCGATGCTGAAGCTAGCAAAGATCCTCCACTGCCGGGGCTTCCACGTCACCTTCGTCAACAGCGAGTACAACCGCCGCCGCTTGCTCCGGTCCCGCGGCGCGGACGCGCTCGACGGCCTCCCAGGCTTCCGTTTCGCCACCATCCCGGACGGCCTGCCGCCGTCCGACACCGACGCCACCCAGGACGTGCCGTCCCTCTGCCGCTCCACGGAGGAGACCTGTCTCCCGCATTTCAGGGCCCTGCTCCAGTGTCTCAACGCCTCCTCCCCTGACGTGCCGCCGGTCACCTGCGTCGTCGGCGACGACATCATGGGCTTTACCTTGGATGCCGCCAGGGAGATCGGCGTGCCGTGCGCTCTGTTCTGGACTGCCAGCACCTGCGGGTACATGGGCTACCGCTACTACCGCACCCTCATCGACAAGGGCATCTTCCCGTTGAAAG AGGAGCATCTGACGAATGGGTTCTTAGACACGCCGGTGGAGTTCGCGCCGCCCGGGATGAGCAAGCACATGCGGCTCAAGGACTTCCCAAGCTTCATGCGCTCCACGGACCCCGACGAGTTCATGGTCCACTACGCCGTCAGGGTGACGGATCACACAGCCGGCGCGGACGCAGTCCTTCTCAACACCTTGGACGAGCTCGAGCAGGAGGCGCTGGACGCCATGCGCGCCGCCGTGATCCCACCTGCCGCGTCCATCAACACCATCGGCCCGCTCGCCCTCCTCGCCGAGCAGATCGTGCCCAGAGGCAGCCAACTGGACTCGCTGGGTTCTAACCTCTGGAAGGAGGACGCCTCCTGCTTCCGCTGGCTCGACGGCCGGAAGCCCAGGTCCGTGGTGTTCGTGAACTACGGCAGTGTGACGGTGATGACCAGCGCGGAGCTGGTGGAGTTCGCGTGGGGTCTGGCCAACAGCGGCCACGACTTCCTGTGGATCATCCGGCCGGACCTCGTAAGCGGCGACGCCGCCGTGCTGCCCCCGGAGTTCCAGGAGGCGATCGAGGGGCGCGGCCTGCTGGCGAACTGGTGCGCGCAGGACGCGGTGCTGCGTCACCAGGCGGTGGGCGTGTTCCTGACGCACTCTGGGTGGAACTCGACGCTGGAGAGCCTCTGCGCCGGGGTGCCAATGCTGTGCTGGCCTTTCTTCGCGGAGCAGCAGACCAACTGCCGGTACACGTGCGCGGAGTGGGGCGCGGCGTGGGCGTGGAGGTCGGCCACGACGTGCGGCGGGAGGCCGTGGAGGAGAGGATACGGCCATACGGGAGGCCATGGGCGGGGAGAAAGGGAAGGAGATGCGTCGCCGCGCGGTGGAGTGGCGGGAGACCGCCGTGCGCGCGACGCGGCCCGGCGGGCGCTCGTACGCCAACCTGGAGAAGCTGGTGACTGA